CAGAAACCACGGGACACTTCATCATGAAACTATGAGGTCTTCCCCCGAATCGGTTTATCCTCTTCACCAAATTTAGTGTAAGGGCAtgaaagccattctgtaaagaATCCCAGAGAGAAATCACCACTAGGCCCATCGGCAAAGGTCAATTGTCAGAGTTTGTGTATATGCATTAGATGTTTCTGAATGCGTCAGACATACCTGCTGCTGGACGAAACATCCAGTATAACTCACTCTAAAAATAAAGTTCTTGTCAGGGTCTCTGTGCAGTGAGAATCCACAGGCAGACAGCTGGAGGTTTAGGTTATCCAGAGAAGCAAGGTTGActtgcagaaagaaaaacttgATTCAAAGGCATTTTATCTCATATCTATGTCAATattcttttattgtattgtCTCAGAAAGAATTACCTTGGATCTTTAGGGCACCAGACAGCCAGAGTCTCAACCCTTCAATCCTCACATTGTGTATCCACATCTCCATGTATTCAGAAAAACATTCCACATCTCcttctgaaaatgaaaacattttcagagaTGTGGAAACACCGTTAACAACGACCCTTCATcacagcaaaaatatatttacctGTTAATCTTGTTGTTGGGGTATGAATCCATTCTGTTGTCTGAATGGAAAGCCCGCTCCTCATGATGAAACATTGTAGAACACTAGAAAAAAAGGTATAACTCAACTTAGATTTTGAAAATTGTGATAGTCAAATTTTGTACAGCATTAAGCTACTTACATAGTTCTAAGTAGGATGCCCAATCTTATCTGATCCATGTCACTTCCACTGATGAAATCTTATGTGGGCAGTCTGACCCCGGCCTTTTTGTAGTTTAGTGGACTGATGTCATAAGGGTGTGCGACTCCATACAGGGAGGGGGAATAAACCAGGTGTGTTTGCTATGACaggtaaatgagaaaaatgtccCAAACAATGATCATTGTCTGCAGAAGGTGTGAAAAAGGGTTTCAAGGCAGTTGAAACCCCTCTTTTTTGTCAAGGTTTGGTTCATTGAAGAGATTTGCTGACGGTCCATTGTGAATCAACCTGTAAAATCCAGATTTACCGATTTAATAATCTCaagtatattttaaataatcgTATGCCACAGTCTCACATACCGTCCAGCTTTTTATTGAAATCATATGATCTTTAAAATGAGGgaaattttaaaacaaaactgtgaccaatgtttttcaaaaacacattttcatcaaatacatatattttacatttattataccATTTTAGACATATCTCCATATAACTAATCCTgacatgtttgttatttttcaaactcTGGGATAATGTGGCCAATATTTGGCTGCACAGAAAAATAAGCTGCAACACTGGTGGATACATTTCATTCtcacatcatgataacattttgaaaagataatATAGGTGGATTAGACATATAATGATCATAGCCAAATGTGGATTCAACTCATATAATACggttgacaaaaataaattcccCATTCTCATGGTGACAtggtattaaatgcatttaatataaTTTCTCAGTGCGCATGGTGCGCACCTTTTGTTTAGACTCTTGGCGCATCGTTACATGTAAGACTTCAAAGGGTAAATCAAGATCTTTAAACCGTTTCCATTGCAAGTTATTGAAAACGACAAAAGTAATACAGTTAACCACATAACGTCTAAGTCAGGCCTGCTTAAAGTTAACCGGCCAATGCTTACCTGGAGTTAAATAATTGACTTAATGTTCTCATTTTAATTTCTGGCATCCCCACGAAAACCTCACAGTGGGCCCTCCCAACAGGATGATGTCATCTCTACAAAGTGCGCAGCCATTTTGTTAGCTAGCTTGAGGTTATAGAGGTTAGCCGTGTGCTGCTGCATTGTATGTTGTCTTTACGCTTTTGTACGTAAATCTGAACGAACAAGATACTTTGTCGATGTTGATGTAAGCGTACAGTTCTCAGCCACACACTCGCAGACAAGAGGCGGACTCGTGCGTTTGTTGATAGTGAACACTGCGCGAAACTGAATGGTCATTCATCTTTCAAGCCGTCTTGGGTttgctagcttgttagctagctagctgactAACGTGTTTACGCGTGCTGCGAGCGGAGAAGAAAGCTAGTGACTGTTACAGCGTTGTTGAGTGAATGTTTGCGTCTCACAAAGTTTGTCTGTTTACGTTTGAGTACCTTTGTGTTTCAGTGGCGTCTCTCAGCTATCTGAAGTAACGTTAATCTACAGCGACGACCGACGCTACAGACTCTTGTGCATCATTCCCTGATTGAACTTTAGCTCCATCGGCTGCTTCCACTCGGACCAGCGACCGACCATTTAGAGACCATGTCAGAGTTGTACATTCGTGTGGCCGAAGATGAAAACGAGGAGCCCATGGAGATCCCTTCAGAGGACGATGGCACTATTTTGCTGTCGTCGGTAGCGGCACAGTTTCCAGGAGCGTGCGGGCTGCGATACAGGAACCCAGAGTCCCAGTGTATGAGGGGGGTCCGGCTCGTGGAGGGGGTCCTGCATGCACCCGAGAACGACTGGGGAAACTTGGTCTATGTCGTCAATTACCCTAAAGGTGAGATGGTTTGGGATGAACTAGATGGATCACGACCTTATGACCCACCATGATTTCTTTAATGCTCTTGTAAGTGAATGGGAGTTGATCCCTGCAGCCAGTTTCCAAAGAAGTGCTGTTAAAGCAGCCTATATGTGTGCTTTGGTATAGTAGTGCTTTGGTATAATGGTCCTACAGCCAGATATGAAGCTAATGTTCTCATACTTTTGTTCATGTATTGTAACTGTGCTGTCACAACCAGACAGTAGAGAGCTCAGAGGGTCTGTATTTTCATCTGATTATTACACCCTTTGTCTATGAACTGTGGccttgaaacaaaacaaaactttgccTGATGTGACCCGTATCTATTTATTCTCCACAGATAACAAGAGAAAGATGGAAGAAATAGATGCTGCCTCAGCCGTGAAAGTGAAAAGGGGATTTCAGAAGACATCAGATCTCATTGTCCTCGGGCTGCCGtggaaaacaacagaacaagACCTGAAAGATTATTTCACTACCTTTGGGGAGGTCATCATGGTGCAGGTAGTGACATCTTGTCTCGttctgaatgtttttgtcaacatttttttgttaggCTTAGAGTGTAATACTGATATCTTATGATTCTGATTTAGTCTCCATTTGTAATTAAGCTTGCATGTCCTCTGTTCACTCCAGGTCAAGAGAGATTTAAAGACTGGCAACTCCAAAGGGTTTGGGTTTGTCCGGTTCACTGAGTATGAGACACAAACCAAAGTGATTGCTCAGAGACACATGATTGATGGACGATGGTGTGACTGCAAACTTCCCAACTCAAAGGTATTATGGGCACCACATTTGTGCAAGTATAGTCCTGAACCTCATGGTATACATAAATTCAGATTGTCTTTGGGTCAAGGGTCAGTTGATAAGATATTGGTGGTCATCATCTTGATTTTCTGCTCtaagaaaaagtatttaacattCAGAGCACCAATGAGCATGTGACCTgttctgcactgctctcatacagcggttacagctgatattTCTGTCCTGAATGGCAGCATTGTCGTAGAAGCATAGCACCCACCCTCTAGTTCCACCTCAGGTATACTCTGTCAGTACTGTTGGCACCATCAGCTGTTAGCCGCCGTTTTGCTGTCGCCATGTCGAGAGCTTTTGagaggcaatcgaaatgctccAAATCTTGGATCTTGCACCTTTTAATGTGGATTTAATTTTCTTGTGGAGAAACTCATAACCTACAGTTTTAAGGAGGAAAGCAAAACTCTTTTCCATTTACAAGATATGTCAAaccttgaaaaacaaactgcaacagTTTTTGCAATCTATCTCCTATTTCATTtacaacatttgaaatgataCATTCACTGAATTGCTGTCGATCTAAACAACTGTTCTAGTTTTTCAATTGAAATGCACTtcacaaatgaaatgtttagaAAACTCATTCTGATTAAGTCAGAAGTATAACTTCTACTTAACTTATTGCTGTGCCTGTTTGTCCTCTCAGGCGTGTCCCGATGAGCCCATGCGGAGCCGTAAAATCTTTGTTGGCCGCTGTACAGAGGACATGACAACCGATGAGCTGAGGCAGTACTTCATGCAGTACGGCGAAGTCACTGATGTCTTCATCCCCAAACCTTTCCGGGCTTTTGCATTTGTCACGTTTGCCGATGACCAGGTGAGAATCACCATAAATGGCAGAGTTGGATTGTAAGTTGCTGGTATAATGATGACTACTGATAATATTCTCCTCAACTCTTTCTCAGGTTGCCCAAGCCCTGTGCGGAGAGGACTTGATCATCAAGGGCATCAGTGTGCACATCTCCAATGCTGAGCCCAAACACAATAATAGTAGGCAAATGATGGATCGAGGGCGGTTTGGGGCTGGTGGGTTCAGTCAGGGCTATGGCAGTAATCGCGGTGGGATGGGCAGCGGTAGTGGTGGGGTTAACTTTGGGGCTCTCGGTCTGAACCCGGCAATGGTGGCTGCTGCTCAGGCAGCGCTGCAGAGCAGCTGGGGAATGATGGGCATGCTGGCTAACCAGCAGGGTCTGACCACAACGGCAGGCACACCCACTACAACCCGAGACCAGACCTATAGCTCTTCCAGCACCAGTTACAGCAGCCCCAGCTCAGCTAGCCTCGGTTGGGCTGCAGGCGCTAACACGGCCTCCAGCGGTGGCTTCAGCTCTGGCTTTGGCACCTCTATGGAGTCTAAGTCTTCTAGTTGGGGAGTTTAGATAGATTAGAGTTGCGCTTTTCTGTTGCTATTAGGCTAATCTGGTAAGTATACATGCAGTGGGGAACTGCTTATATCTTGTGTTcctattattaaaatatactgccttttattttgttaaagagAGAATTTATACTTACGTGTGACTGATAATGTAGTCATGCATTGAGTGGGTGAAAAGTTTAGTTTGTTAGTGGAAACTGCCacactgcattttgttttgattttaaatgttaaacacagATCACTGTGCATGAgagataaatatttataaacatGCACGAGTATCTTGAGAGCCCCCTCGTCCCCTTGTAAAATGAGCTTGATATAATTGTATATCTGTATGCAGTTCattgcttctttttgttttgacgTCATTTGGAAACGCCTTCATGAAAATCTCTTCTGCAGTTCACCAACTCTTTCCCAATTTCCCGGGAGGAAGCGCCTCATTGGCTGCAATGTTCGACAGATCTCAGTATCAATTCCCCTCTTCCCATGTGTAAATGCTTTGCCATCAAAGAACACAGCTTCACTCTGCATATACTGTGTTAGACGGTGggtgttgtctttttttcctctccccttTTTAAGGATATAGAAATCTTGTCTGCTCTTGTCGCTTTTCAAGATCAATGAGTGGGATTGATGTTGGACCGAGTGAGAGTGAGCGAACGGGAGAGCAAATTGAAAGAAGTGTGAGAAGGACTGTTTGTgcgaatatattttttttttttttttttttttttttaagagacaaATGCCTGCGAGAGTTGAGAAGAACCTGTGGCTTTGTGCGAGTGTGAGAGGACGAAGCAAGTACGAGTGTGTCCCAAATGGCCATCACAAGGACATTTATTGCATCTCGAGATCCCTATGGTCTCTGCTTTGTCTCATCATTTTCTATCAACcttaattcttaaaaaaacagtgaaatgtcAAGTGCTATGAGTATTTGTACCTTTTCGTAGCTTTCTCTTGCTGTGTGATTTAATGTGAATGCTGTGTCTggttgtttgctttattttctccttgttACCACCCTCtctgtgtgaaaatgtgacTCTGTGCTGGTGAAGTCTGTGTGGGAAAACACTGATGGTGTGTTTAAGTTTGAGGTTGGTGTGGTGAATGTTTGAAAAGTTCCCATTGAAAGTTTGTGTTTGAAGTGGTTACGAATGCTTTTTCTATGTTTTGTGAATCAAAGGGAAGtctgaaataaaactgaatttgaCTAGGTATAATACACTCTTGACAGTGACTTATTTTTGCCTTCACATTAATTGAAATGCCAACACTTTAATTCACATGTATAGGGACCTCGGACATGGACAGCCCAGGTTTTCGTCAGAATCCAGGTTGGAGTCAGTTATGGAGAAGCTGAAGACATTGTTGGGTGGGCCGGcacaaaccaaaaccaacaatggaATTGCTGCACGACTGCCTTAGTCCTGAAAAGGATCTTCTTCACTTCACTAGCAAGAAACCTCGGACCATCCCGTAATCAAATTTAGAGCGGACCATACTCAATTGGGCAGAGGTATTTGTTCATACCTACAAATGTCACAAATAGGACCGAAGTCACTTCAACAGTTTGGCAGCGGTCATTCTTATTTTTCCCAAAACCTGTGAAACACAAAGTCTGCCTTTTAATCTGAAACATGCATTTCTGTCAGTGAATGCTTTTATTCTTTGTCCTCGTAACACTCACTGTTAACTTATGAAAGTATTATCTGGTAGGTTTCTTTTCAATGTGATCAAAAAGCATTTCAACAAGGCAagatgtttctgttatttttttttttatcctgattGTAAAGTGGATGGAATGTATCACtaagagatttaaaaaagggatttaaaCAACTGATTGAACATGCCAGCAGGAATTTTCACTTTCTgtattgagatattttagtatTGCGGTGTAAAATAAACAggtttttgagtttttaatcACCTGTCGTCTCTCAATGTAGAAAGTATTTTTCTTACAGGACTCCACCGCCAAcagttattttttacagttgtcCATGCCTTCAATTGAGTCAGTTTCGAAACATGTACTGCTCTTTgttgtcaaaaagtcatagtatagtatctcgaaaaaagtcatagtataaaatgttgaaaaaaagccatagtatagtatgtctaaaaaaaataatagtacagtatgtcagaaaaagtttAGCAAGtaataaaagtcaaagtatgtcAATAAAAGGCATGGTATTTGTCCAAATAAGTCTAACAAGTCAAAAAAGTTAAGTCACATTTTAATCCGtccatagtatattatgtccaaaaaatCCCTAGTTTTACaagtaaaaaaggtcatagtataatgtcgaaaaaagtcatagtacatgTCCAAAAGAGGAATAGTTTaacaagttgaaaaaaagtcgtagtatatttccaaaaaaggcaataaaaaaagtcttggtatagtatttcaaaaacagtcGTAgcataacatgtcaaaaaaagtcatagtgtatatatatgtaaaaaaagtcaaattatagcatgtcgaaaaccGTCATGTAAAAAGTCCCTTTGTAGCATGACCTAATATAAAATCttcaaaaaggtcaaagtagtatgttcgaaaaaaagtcttagtatagtatgtcaaaaaaattcatagtttaacaagtcagaaaaaaagtcatagtatgtctaaaaaaagtcatttaaaaagtaacCTTGTGGCATGACCTagtataaaatgatgaaaaatttCTTAAAGTAGTATGatcaaaaaagaagtcatagtatagtatgtcaaaaaaaaagtcttggtataaaatgttgaaaagagccatagcatagtatgttgaaaaaattcattgttaaacaaattgaaaaaaaagtcatagtacagtatgtcaaaaaatccaTAGTTTaacaagtcataaaagtcatagtataatctgtccaaaaaaagcaatgaagtTATAGCATAgaatttcggaataagtcagaTTTACACCAGTCAAATTGTAATGCGTGCCggaaaaagtaatactatagtattttgaaaaaaggtagtatagtatgtcaaaaaaaatcttagtttaactagttgaaaaaagtcatagcatggtATGTCGCAAAAAGTTATTGTAatgtatcataaaaaagtcttacaaaaagtcatagcatagttaaaaaataaagtatttttaaaaagccacaGTATGGTATTTCTTAAATAACGTCATagatttatatcatattttttaaacatttaaagtatttaatcaaataaatctttctttctttataattataatatttga
The sequence above is a segment of the Anoplopoma fimbria isolate UVic2021 breed Golden Eagle Sablefish chromosome 12, Afim_UVic_2022, whole genome shotgun sequence genome. Coding sequences within it:
- the tardbpa gene encoding TAR DNA binding protein, like isoform X1, whose protein sequence is MSELYIRVAEDENEEPMEIPSEDDGTILLSSVAAQFPGACGLRYRNPESQCMRGVRLVEGVLHAPENDWGNLVYVVNYPKDNKRKMEEIDAASAVKVKRGFQKTSDLIVLGLPWKTTEQDLKDYFTTFGEVIMVQVKRDLKTGNSKGFGFVRFTEYETQTKVIAQRHMIDGRWCDCKLPNSKACPDEPMRSRKIFVGRCTEDMTTDELRQYFMQYGEVTDVFIPKPFRAFAFVTFADDQVAQALCGEDLIIKGISVHISNAEPKHNNSRQMMDRGRFGAGGFSQGYGSNRGGMGSGSGGVNFGALGLNPAMVAAAQAALQSSWGMMGMLANQQGLTTTAGTPTTTRDQTYSSSSTSYSSPSSASLGWAAGANTASSGGFSSGFGTSMESKSSSWGV
- the tardbpa gene encoding TAR DNA binding protein, like isoform X3, whose protein sequence is MSELYIRVAEDENEEPMEIPSEDDGTILLSSVAAQFPGACGLRYRNPESQCMRGVRLVEGVLHAPENDWGNLVYVVNYPKDNKRKMEEIDAASAVKVKRGFQKTSDLIVLGLPWKTTEQDLKDYFTTFGEVIMVQVKRDLKTGNSKGFGFVRFTEYETQTKVIAQRHMIDGRWCDCKLPNSKACPDEPMRSRKIFVGRCTEDMTTDELRQYFMQYGEVTDVFIPKPFRAFAFVTFADDQVAQALCGEDLIIKGISVHISNAEPKHNNIHQLFPNFPGGSASLAAMFDRSQYQFPSSHV
- the tardbpa gene encoding TAR DNA binding protein, like isoform X2, whose amino-acid sequence is MSELYIRVAEDENEEPMEIPSEDDGTILLSSVAAQFPGACGLRYRNPESQCMRGVRLVEGVLHAPENDWGNLVYVVNYPKDNKRKMEEIDAASAVKVKRGFQKTSDLIVLGLPWKTTEQDLKDYFTTFGEVIMVQVKRDLKTGNSKGFGFVRFTEYETQTKVIAQRHMIDGRWCDCKLPNSKACPDEPMRSRKIFVGRCTEDMTTDELRQYFMQYGEVTDVFIPKPFRAFAFVTFADDQVAQALCGEDLIIKGISVHISNAEPKHNNSRQMMDRGRFGAVHQLFPNFPGGSASLAAMFDRSQYQFPSSHV